A stretch of the Osmerus eperlanus chromosome 10, fOsmEpe2.1, whole genome shotgun sequence genome encodes the following:
- the slc38a7 gene encoding sodium-coupled neutral amino acid transporter 7, protein MAINSDVADWGTTGSEDSGERAWLLQSPSVESIRQMEATRDRSGGVSSIGAVFIVVNAALGAGLLNFPAAFYMAGGVTAGVVLQMFMLTFIISGLVILAYCSQVSNESTYQEVVRASCGKVMGVICEVAIAVYTFGTCIAFFIVIGDQLDRLIAAMAHDPESVVSKTWYTDRKFTIVVTGVLVILPLSIPKEIGFQKYASALSVVGTWYVTVVVIVKYIWPDKEMTPGYIPTSPSSWTAVLNAIPTICFGFQCHVSSVPVFNSMSRSEIKPWGGVVTFGMIICLFVYTGTGVCGFLSFGSNVSQDVLMSYPPNDIAVAIARAFIVVCVVTSYPILHFCGRAVLEGLWLRFHGEQVELCVRREQRRRVLQTLLWFTITLILALFIPDIGRVIALIGGLAACFIFVFPGLCLIQAKLSETENRSASWHGMVVYGVVMVTIGAFIFGQTTANAIYQDINNHS, encoded by the exons ATGGCAATTAACAGTGACGTGGCAGACTGGGGTACCACAGGGAGCGAGGACTCGGGTGAAAGAGCATGGCTACTGCAGAGTCCAAGCGTGGAGTCTATACGGCAAATGGAGGCAACCCGGGACAGGAGTGGAGGGGTGTCCTCCATTGGGGCGGTCTTCATTGTGGTCAACGCGGCACTCGGGGCGGGGCTTCTAAACTTCCCCGCTGCCTTCTACATGGCGGGAGGAGTGACAGCGGGTGTGGTTCTCCAGATG TTTATGCTGACCTTCATCATCAGTGGACTGGTAATCCTGGCGTACTGCTCTCAG GTCAGTAACGAGAGCACCTATCAGGAGGTTGTGAGAGCCTCGTGTGGGAAGGTCATGGGGGTCATCTGTGAGGTCGCCATCGCTGTTTACACCTTCGGCACCTGCATTGCTTTCTTCATCGTCATCGGAGACCAGCTGGACAGAT TGATAGCGGCCATGGCCCATGATCCTGAGAGTGTGGTCAGTAAAACCTGGTACACCGACCGCAAGTTCACCATCGTGGTCACTGGCGTTCTAGtgatccttcctctctccatccccaaaGAGATAGGCTTCCAGAAATACGCTAG TGCTTTGAGTGTTGTGGGAACCTGGTATGTCACCGTTGTTGTCATCGTCAAGTACATCTGGCCGGATAAGGAAATGACTCCAGGATACATCCCAACCAG CCCATCCTCCTGGACTGCAGTGCTCAATGCCATCCCCACCATATGCTTTGGCTTCCAG TGTCATGTCAGCAGTGTGCCTGTGTTTAACAGCATGAGCAGGAGTGAGATCAAGCCCTGGGGAGGTGTAGTGACTTTTGGCATGATCATCTGCCTCTTTGTCTACACTGgcacag GCGTGTGTGGCTTCCTGTCCTTTGGCTCGAATGTCAGCCAAGATGTTCTGATGTCATATCCTCCGAATGACATTGCGGTGGCCATCGCACGAGCCTTCATCGTGGTCTGCGTCGTCACCTCCTATCCCATCCTGCACTTCTGTGGCAG GGCTGTGCTGGAGGGGCTCTGGCTGCGTTTCCATGGCGAGCAGGTGGAGCTGTGCGTGCGTCGTGAGCAGAGGCGCAGGGTCCTGCAGACGCTGCTGTGGTTCACAATCACCCTCATCCTCGCCCTCTTCATCCCCGACATTGGCCGCGTCATCGCCCTCATTGGAGGGCTCGCTGCCTGCTTCATCTTTGTCTTTCCAG GTCTCTGTCTGATCCAGGCCAAACTGTCAGAGACGGAGAACAGATCAGCGAG CTGGCATGGGATGGTGGTTTAtggtgttgtcatggttaccaTCGGAGCGTTCATCTTTGGCCAGACCACTGCCAATGCCATCTACCAAGACATCAACAACCACAGCTAA
- the LOC134028530 gene encoding transcription factor E2F4-like isoform X1 encodes MEVEVSRTELETMSDGQTPAMRHERSLGLLTTKFVTLLQEAKDGVLDLKVAADTLAVRQKRRIYDITNVLEGIGLIEKKSKNSIQWKGVGPGCNTREIGDRLVDLKSELDDLEKKEHELDRQRVWVQQSLKNVTEDSHNMPLAYVNHEDICNCFKGKTLLAVRAPSGTQLEVPIPATVVNGKGKYQIHLKSTAGPIDVLLINKDPVNPAPTVVPVPPPEDMLQNAQAAVASAGATAKTAKPNRTRATDSSQNVAAVQTTSKTNPKTRAETTNSNTQTLSLDTQTLQSSTSLVNNSPYKEPTTTDLLDFSKDFSDVFDATKEIVSADLLEELMASEVFSPLLRLSPPPGDCDYIYNLDESEGLCDLFDIPILNL; translated from the exons atggaggtggaggtgagccgAACCGAGCTCGAGACCATGTCAGATGGACAGACTCCAGCGATGAGGCACGAGAGGAGTCTCGGCCTGCTCACGACCAAGTTCGTAACGTTACTGCAAGAGGCCAAGGACGGTGTGCTGGATCTGAAAGTA GCTGCAGACACTCTGGCTGTCCGACAGAAGAGACGCATCTATGACATCACCAACGTGCTGGAGGGCATTGGACTGATTGAGAAGAAGTCCAAGAACAGCATTCAGTGGAA AGGTGTGGGTCCGGGCTGTAACACACGGGAGATCGGTGATCGGCTTGTAGACCTGAAGTCGGAGCTGGACGATCTGGAGAAGAAGGAACATGAGCTAGACCGTCAGAGGGTGTGGGTCCAGCAAAGCCTCAAGAACGTGACGGAGGACTCGCACAACATGC CTCTAGCCTACGTGAACCATGAGGACATCTGCAACTGCTTTAAAG ggAAAACCCTCCTGGCTGTTCGAGCTCCATCTGGAACTCAGCTGGAAGTGCCCATACCTGCCACT GTTGTCAATGGTAAGGGAAAGTACCAGATCCATCTGAAAAGCACCGCTGGACCCATAGACGTTCTGCTCATCAACAAAGATCCTGTTAACCCCGCCCCCACGGTGGTCCCAGTCCCGCCCCCTGAGGACATGCTTCAGAACGCCCAAGCAGCAGTGGCCTCTGCAGGTGCAACTGCAAAGACGGCCAAACCCAACCGGACTAGGGCAACAGACAGCAGCCAGAATGTAGCCGCTGTTCAGACCACTAGCAAGACCAACCCTAAAACAAGAG CAGAGACCAccaactcaaacacacagaccctctCGTTGGACACCCAGACTCTTCAGTCGTCAACCTCATTGGTCAACAACTCTCCTTATAAGGAACCTACCACAACTGACT TGCTTGATTTCTCCAAAGACTTCTCTGATGTGTTTGACGCAACCAAAG aaatAGTGAGTGCAGATCTATTGGAAGAGCTCATGGCATCTGAAG tcttctctcctcttcttcgcctctctcctccaccaggagaCTGTGACTATATCTATAACCTGGATGAAAGTGAGGGTCTCTGTGACCTCTTTGACATCCCCATACTCAACCTCTGA
- the si:ch73-167i17.6 gene encoding regulator of G-protein signaling 9-binding protein produces the protein MGKDECKTMLDALNKVTACYRHLVVALGSTSDSQNLREELKKTRKKAQELAVANRTKLTALLKDKTISKEDRAEYERLWVLFSSSMELLEVDMKRSLEIGQEFPLKVPTRHLIQTGMTGSTTTVAARAMSVQNMKYEADANIDTADLKELQAEITQVGQMMEEMEMKVQVAPWAVEAKQEAGAELKSSLSVGNSSVGVISICEEEPKEHGVEGEGGVMRIFAGIIFMAILLIAGLLGYLVINL, from the coding sequence ATGGGCAAAGACGAGTGCAAAACCATGCTAGATGCTCTGAACAAAGTGACTGCCTGCTACAGACACTTGGTCGTCGCTTTGGGCAGCACCTCGGATTCACAGAATCTGCGTGAAGAGCTGAAGAAGACCCGAAAAAAGGCCCAGGAGCTTGCGGTGGCAAACAGGACTAAACTGACAGCACTGCTCAAAGACAAGACCATCAGCAAAGAAGACCGGGCAGAATACGAACGGCTATGGGTGTTGTTCTCGAGCAGCATGGAGCTGCTGGAAGTGGACATGAAGAGATCCCTGGAGATCGGGCAGGAATTCCCCCTAAAAGTCCCGACAAGACACCTCATCCAGACCGGGATGACAGGCAGCACCACCACCGTGGCGGCCCGCGCCATGAGCGTGCAGAACATGAAGTACGAGGCAGACGCCAACATCGATACGGCGGACCTGAAGGAGCTGCAGGCCGAGATCACGCAGGTGGGGCAGATGATGGAAGAGATGGAAATGAAGGTACAAGTGGCGCCCTGGGCGGTTGAAGCAAAGCAAGAGGCGGgcgcagagctgaagtccagtCTCAGTGTGGGAAACTCGTCCGTGGGGGTCATCTCCATATGCGAAGAAGAACCCAAAGAACACGGGGTGGAAGGAGAAGGTGGCGTCATGAGAATTTTTGCAGGGATTATTTTCATGGCTATTCTATTAATTGCTGGTCTTCTAGGATACTTAGTAATTAACCTTTGA
- the zdhhc7 gene encoding palmitoyltransferase ZDHHC7 translates to MQSSAHRLRDMEQHHPLLVAPSDEEAGAVAGVGLAPPGAEAAEQVWFIQDSCGIVCAFMTWFMVLYANFVVNFVMLLPGKSFWYSLLNGAAFNSLAVLALSSHLRAMLTDPGAVPKGNATKEYMDSLQLKPGEVIYKCPKCCSIKPERAHHCSICKRCICKMDHHCPWVNNCVGEKNQKFFVLFTMYVALISAHALGLSVFHFFTCVQVQWNECSDFSPSVSVMLMIFLCLEAVLFLLFTIVMFGTQIHSICNDETEIERLKNEKPTWERRVRWEGMRTVFGGPPSLLWFNPFTGLRLRRLLMTRARRGGAEFSV, encoded by the exons ATGCAGTCATCAGCCCACCGTCTACGGGACATGGAGCAGCACCACCCGCTGCTGGTGGCGCCCAGCGATGAGGAGGCGGGGGCCGTGGCGGGGGTGGGGCTGGCCCCCCCAGGGGCGGAGGCAGCAGAGCAGGTGTGGTTCATCCAGGACAGCTGTGGCATTGTGTGTGCCTTCATGACCTGGTTCATGGTGCTCTACGCCAACTTTGTGGTCAACTTCGTCATGCTGCTACCTGGAAAGAGCTTCTGGTACTCGCTGCTCAATGGAGCAGCCTTCAACTCGCTGGCCGTGCTGGCATTGAGCTCGCACCTGCGCGCCATGCTGACTGACCCG GGTGCTGTTCCCAAAGGCAACGCCACCAAGGAGTACATGGACAGCCTGCAGCTGAAGCCAGGGGAGGTCATCTACAAATGCCCCAAGTGCTGTAGCATCAAGCCTGAGAGGGCTCATCACTGCAG TATTTGTAAGAGATGCATCTGCAAGATGGACCACCACTGTCCCTGGGTGAACAACTGTGTAGGGGAGAAGAATCAGAAGTTCTTTGTGCTGTTTACA ATGTACGTAGCCTTGATCTCAGCCCACGCCTTGGGCCTCAGTGTCTTCCACTTCTTCACCTGTGTCCAGGTCCAGTGGAACG AGTGCAGCGACTTCTCTCCGTCCGTGTCGGTCATGCTTATGATTTTCCTCTGTCTGGaagctgtcctcttcctcctcttcaccattGTCATGTTCGGGACCCAAATCCACTCGATCTGCAACGATGAGACG gaGATCGAGCGGCTGAAGAACGAGAAGCCCACCTGGGAGCGCCGTGTCcgctgggaggggatgaggactgTGTTTGgaggccccccctccctgctgtggTTCAACCCCTTCACGGGACTGCGTCTGCGTCGCCTTCTGATGACACGTGCTCGCCGCGGTGGGGCAGAGTTCTccgtctga
- the LOC134028530 gene encoding transcription factor E2F4-like isoform X2 has translation MEVEVSRTELETMSDGQTPAMRHERSLGLLTTKFVTLLQEAKDGVLDLKVAADTLAVRQKRRIYDITNVLEGIGLIEKKSKNSIQWKGVGPGCNTREIGDRLVDLKSELDDLEKKEHELDRQRVWVQQSLKNVTEDSHNMPLAYVNHEDICNCFKGKTLLAVRAPSGTQLEVPIPATVVNGKGKYQIHLKSTAGPIDVLLINKDPVNPAPTVVPVPPPEDMLQNAQAAVASAGATAKTAKPNRTRATDSSQNVAAVQTTSKTNPKTRETTNSNTQTLSLDTQTLQSSTSLVNNSPYKEPTTTDLLDFSKDFSDVFDATKEIVSADLLEELMASEVFSPLLRLSPPPGDCDYIYNLDESEGLCDLFDIPILNL, from the exons atggaggtggaggtgagccgAACCGAGCTCGAGACCATGTCAGATGGACAGACTCCAGCGATGAGGCACGAGAGGAGTCTCGGCCTGCTCACGACCAAGTTCGTAACGTTACTGCAAGAGGCCAAGGACGGTGTGCTGGATCTGAAAGTA GCTGCAGACACTCTGGCTGTCCGACAGAAGAGACGCATCTATGACATCACCAACGTGCTGGAGGGCATTGGACTGATTGAGAAGAAGTCCAAGAACAGCATTCAGTGGAA AGGTGTGGGTCCGGGCTGTAACACACGGGAGATCGGTGATCGGCTTGTAGACCTGAAGTCGGAGCTGGACGATCTGGAGAAGAAGGAACATGAGCTAGACCGTCAGAGGGTGTGGGTCCAGCAAAGCCTCAAGAACGTGACGGAGGACTCGCACAACATGC CTCTAGCCTACGTGAACCATGAGGACATCTGCAACTGCTTTAAAG ggAAAACCCTCCTGGCTGTTCGAGCTCCATCTGGAACTCAGCTGGAAGTGCCCATACCTGCCACT GTTGTCAATGGTAAGGGAAAGTACCAGATCCATCTGAAAAGCACCGCTGGACCCATAGACGTTCTGCTCATCAACAAAGATCCTGTTAACCCCGCCCCCACGGTGGTCCCAGTCCCGCCCCCTGAGGACATGCTTCAGAACGCCCAAGCAGCAGTGGCCTCTGCAGGTGCAACTGCAAAGACGGCCAAACCCAACCGGACTAGGGCAACAGACAGCAGCCAGAATGTAGCCGCTGTTCAGACCACTAGCAAGACCAACCCTAAAACAAGAG AGACCAccaactcaaacacacagaccctctCGTTGGACACCCAGACTCTTCAGTCGTCAACCTCATTGGTCAACAACTCTCCTTATAAGGAACCTACCACAACTGACT TGCTTGATTTCTCCAAAGACTTCTCTGATGTGTTTGACGCAACCAAAG aaatAGTGAGTGCAGATCTATTGGAAGAGCTCATGGCATCTGAAG tcttctctcctcttcttcgcctctctcctccaccaggagaCTGTGACTATATCTATAACCTGGATGAAAGTGAGGGTCTCTGTGACCTCTTTGACATCCCCATACTCAACCTCTGA
- the si:ch211-122f10.4 gene encoding cathepsin A-like gives MKTLTSGMFWGFAVYILAVSWPSTWAQYAPDEVTMLPGMSFKPNYQQWSGYLKASPGKYLHYWFVTSQRDPLKDPLVLWLNGGPGCSSLDGFLSENGPFHVNDDGATLYENEFSWNKIANILYLESPAGVGYSYSDDKVYKTDDDQVADDNYLALESFFAKFPNFTQNEFFIFGESYGGIYAPTLSLRVATGTAKVNFKGFSVGNGLSSFNLNDQSLIYFGYYHGLFGEELWHDLNTNCCDKQGCNFYNNSRDTCKTMLGQAFSIIYQSGLNEYALYLDCAGGVKSHKGYERSMHHLFRNYRKDWETYQLLKFTSPVSAPASPIISLGEVPPCINSTAQMNWLNRGDVRKALHIPDTLPPWDICSDEVGNQYTNLYPTVKDVYLKLLSVGLRALVYNGDTDMACNFLGDQWFVEQLGQKETTKYQSWIFDNQIAGFYQQFSNLTFLTVKGAGHMVPQWAPGPALHMFQAFITNGSY, from the exons ATGAAAACCCTAACCTCCGGTATGTTTTGGGGTTTTGCCGTGTATATCCTCGCTGTGTCTTGGCCCTCCACATGGGCACAGTACGCTCCGGACGAGGTGACTATGCTGCCTGGGATGTCTTTCAAACCAAACTACCAACAATGGTCTGGTTATCTGAAAGCTAGCCCCGGGAAATACCTTCACTATTG GTTTGTGACTTCCCAGAGGGACCCACTGAAAGATCCCCTGGTGCTGTGGCTGAACGGAGGCCCAGGATGCAGCTCGCTGGACGGGTTCCTATCAGAGAATGGCCCCTTCCAT GTGAATGATGATGGTGCCACTTTGTATGAGAACGAATTCAGCTGGAATAAGATTGCCAACATCCTGTACCTGGAGTCTCCAGCTGGTGTGGGCTACTCTTACTCTGACGACAAGGTGTACAAAACAGATGATGATCAG GTTGCAGATGACAACTACCTGGCCTTGGAGAGCTTCTTTGCTAAGTTCCCAAACTTCACCCAGAACGAATTCTTCATCTTCGGAGAGAGTTACGGTGGGATCTACGCCCCAACTCTTAGTTTGCGTGTGGCTACTGGGACGGCCAAGGTCAACTTTAAG GGGTTTTCCGTGGGTAACGGTCTTAGTAGCTTCAACCTGAATGACCAGTCCTTGATATATTTTGGTTACTACCATGGCCTCTTTGGAGAGGA ATTGTGGCATGATCTAAACACCAACTGCTGTGACAAACAAGGCTGTAACTTTTACAATAACAGTCGGGACACCTGCAAGACAATG TTGGGTCAAGCCTTCAGCATAATTTACCAGTCCGGACTAAATGAGTATGCACTGTACCTGGATTGTGCAGGAGGTGTCAAGTCTCATAAAGGCTATGAGAGAAGCATGCACCATCTCTTCAGGAATTACAGGAAAGACTGGGAGACCTACCAG TTGTTGAAGTTTACATCTCCAGTGTCAGCCCCGGCTTCTCCTATCATCTCGCTGGGGGAGGTCCCTCCCTGCATCAACAGCACTGCTCAGATGAACTGGCTAAACAGGGGTGATGTGAGGAAGGCTCTTCACATTCCTGACACTCTGCCTCCTTGGGACATCTGCAG TGATGAAGTTGGGAACCAGTACACCAACCTGTACCCCACAGTGAAGGATGTGTACCTGAAGCTGCTGTCTGTGGGCCTCCGGGCTCTGGTCTACAACGGAGACACTGACATGGCCTGCAACTTCCTGGGAGACCAGTGGTTCGTGGAGCAGCTGGGGCAGAAG GAAACCACCAAGTATCAGAGTTGGATCTTTGATAACCAGATTGCCGGCTTTTACCAGCAGTTTAGCAACCTCACCTTCCTGACTGTAAAG GGTGCTGGTCACATGGTGCCTCAGTGGGCTCCAGGCCCTGCCCTGCACATGTTTCAGGCCTTCATCACAAACGGATCCTACTGA